A genomic segment from Idiomarina piscisalsi encodes:
- the mutY gene encoding A/G-specific adenine glycosylase yields MTQSFSSKVLKWYHQFGRKHLPWQQSKTPYKVWVSEIMLQQTQVTTVIPYFQRFMNDFPDIHTLAKAQQDHVLSLWTGLGYYARARNLHKAAQIISQDFNGQFPTTVEALEELPGIGRSTAGAILSLGHGLYAPILDGNVKRVLTRHFAIDGWPGKASVQKRLWEVSDELTPEEECDNYNQAMMDIGATVCTRTRPECHRCPISATCEAFANNTIELYPGKKPKKTKPVKTTQLLMIKCGNEVLLQKNPQQGIWGGLWGFPQAQTSNDVERILDKLGVAAESSKPLTEFRHTFSHFHLDCLPVIINLSKKVSWVSESGQSMWFSLDSEQQLGFAAPTVKLLKELNK; encoded by the coding sequence TTGACTCAGTCCTTTAGTAGCAAAGTCCTTAAGTGGTATCACCAATTTGGTCGTAAGCATTTGCCATGGCAGCAAAGTAAGACGCCTTATAAAGTTTGGGTGTCGGAAATTATGCTACAGCAAACTCAAGTCACGACCGTCATCCCTTACTTTCAACGGTTTATGAATGACTTTCCGGACATTCATACGTTGGCAAAGGCCCAACAAGATCATGTACTAAGCCTGTGGACTGGGCTTGGCTACTACGCCAGAGCTCGAAATTTGCATAAAGCCGCGCAAATTATCAGTCAGGACTTCAACGGCCAGTTTCCAACGACCGTTGAAGCTCTCGAGGAGTTACCCGGAATAGGCCGCTCCACAGCGGGTGCTATTTTATCTTTGGGGCACGGACTATACGCCCCCATTCTCGACGGTAACGTTAAACGCGTTCTGACCAGACACTTTGCCATTGACGGCTGGCCAGGAAAGGCATCGGTGCAAAAGCGTCTATGGGAAGTCAGTGATGAATTAACCCCCGAGGAAGAGTGCGACAACTATAACCAAGCGATGATGGATATTGGGGCTACTGTCTGTACTCGAACAAGACCTGAGTGTCACCGCTGTCCTATCTCAGCAACTTGCGAAGCATTTGCCAACAATACTATTGAGCTTTACCCAGGCAAAAAGCCGAAAAAAACAAAACCGGTAAAGACGACTCAGCTGTTAATGATTAAATGCGGCAACGAAGTCTTGCTACAAAAAAATCCGCAACAAGGTATTTGGGGTGGACTCTGGGGCTTCCCTCAGGCGCAAACAAGTAACGACGTAGAACGTATTCTCGACAAACTGGGGGTTGCTGCTGAGTCGAGCAAACCACTGACTGAATTTAGACACACATTCAGCCACTTTCATTTAGACTGTCTTCCAGTCATCATTAATCTCTCTAAGAAAGTAAGTTGGGTTAGTGAGTCTGGCCAGTCTATGTGGTTTAGTCTGGATTCGGAACAGCAGTTGGGCTTTGCCGCCCCAACCGTTAAACTACTTAAAGAACTGAACAAATAA
- a CDS encoding glutamate-5-semialdehyde dehydrogenase translates to MSQQLAKEISQRAAKAARAVATLSEADKNKVLQKMADAIRAHQDKIIEVNKKDLVAGKEKGLSDAMMDRLELTPERVEGMASAIEEIINLKDPVGDSYLLEERPNGLKIEKMRIPLGVIAMIYEARPNVTADAGALCFKSGNAVILRCGREAIESSKAIAEALHEALEQSGLPKDVITVVPTPDRELMTELLQQKDYIDLVIPRGGEGLIHYVSDTSKIPVIQHYKGVCHLYVDKDADLDKALAILLNGKTQRTGVCNALEGLLVHQDVADKFLPMAAKALGEKDVTIHADKRSVGYFDGADEIGDDQFGEEYLALEIAVRTVDDFDAALEHIQQFGSGHTEVIVTENDDTAKRFIREVDSAVTMANASSRFSDGGQLGLGAEIGISTSKLHAYGPMGLQALTTEKFVVTGNGQIRE, encoded by the coding sequence ATGAGCCAGCAATTAGCTAAAGAGATTTCACAACGTGCTGCTAAGGCGGCACGCGCCGTAGCAACGCTATCAGAAGCAGACAAAAACAAAGTTCTGCAAAAAATGGCGGATGCTATCCGTGCACACCAGGACAAGATTATTGAAGTGAATAAGAAAGACTTGGTCGCCGGTAAAGAGAAAGGCTTGAGCGATGCCATGATGGATCGTCTGGAACTGACTCCAGAGCGTGTCGAAGGCATGGCTTCCGCTATTGAAGAGATCATCAACTTAAAAGATCCCGTGGGCGACAGTTACCTACTGGAAGAACGCCCTAACGGTTTAAAAATTGAAAAGATGCGTATTCCATTGGGCGTCATTGCCATGATTTACGAAGCACGCCCTAATGTCACCGCTGATGCTGGTGCGCTGTGCTTTAAATCTGGTAACGCTGTTATACTGCGTTGTGGTCGCGAAGCTATTGAGAGCAGCAAGGCAATAGCCGAAGCTCTCCACGAAGCGCTAGAACAAAGTGGTTTACCAAAAGACGTGATTACCGTAGTGCCTACGCCAGATCGCGAATTAATGACCGAACTGCTACAGCAAAAAGACTACATTGACCTAGTGATTCCTCGCGGTGGTGAAGGCTTAATTCACTACGTAAGCGACACCAGTAAAATTCCAGTCATTCAGCACTACAAAGGCGTATGCCACTTATACGTTGATAAAGACGCTGACCTGGATAAAGCACTGGCTATTTTGCTTAATGGCAAGACTCAGCGCACTGGTGTTTGCAACGCGCTTGAAGGTCTGTTGGTGCATCAAGACGTCGCCGATAAATTCCTGCCTATGGCCGCTAAAGCATTAGGTGAGAAAGACGTCACTATTCACGCGGACAAACGATCAGTCGGTTATTTTGATGGTGCTGATGAAATTGGCGATGACCAGTTCGGTGAAGAATACCTGGCACTGGAAATTGCCGTTCGCACCGTCGATGATTTCGACGCAGCGTTGGAGCACATTCAGCAGTTTGGTAGTGGCCACACTGAAGTCATTGTTACCGAGAACGATGACACGGCGAAGCGTTTCATCCGTGAAGTGGATTCAGCCGTCACTATGGCAAACGCGTCATCTCGTTTCTCTGACGGTGGTCAGCTTGGTTTAGGCGCAGAAATTGGTATTTCGACCAGTAAGCTTCACGCTTACGGTCCAATGGGCTTACAAGCGCTGACAACAGAAAAATTCGTGGTTACCGGTAACGGTCAAATTCGCGAATAA
- the proB gene encoding glutamate 5-kinase: MKAPSWRRAVLKVGSALIAPDETGVSTKFLLPIARFINECHERGQEVVLVSSGSVAAGRKHIHFEHKKVPVAVRKAMSAVGQNEMMGYWSRFFDFPCAQLLMTHSDLRDRARYVSIKNTLNRLLEHNILPVVNENDALATDEMKVGDNDNLSAMVATLVDADALFICSDIDGLYDADPNLNPDAKKIPVVEQIDESIYSLAGGSVSDVGTGGMRTKIEAAEKATSHGIDTYIVNGGKGETFESLLQGEIPGTLFRRQSDPISNKKHWLRHTLVAQGEILVDEGAEKALIENGASLLSSGIVDVQGDFDRGDAVLVRSANDTDAIAKGICQYSSHELMHIKGQQTEDIAEQFGYSPITEVIHRDDLMILEDS; encoded by the coding sequence ATGAAAGCGCCATCCTGGCGAAGAGCCGTACTGAAAGTGGGGAGTGCGCTCATCGCGCCAGATGAAACTGGGGTTAGCACCAAATTTTTATTACCCATAGCTCGTTTCATTAACGAGTGTCATGAACGCGGACAAGAAGTAGTTTTAGTTTCTTCTGGTAGTGTTGCTGCCGGCCGCAAACATATTCATTTCGAACATAAAAAAGTACCTGTCGCTGTTCGTAAAGCCATGTCGGCGGTTGGCCAAAATGAAATGATGGGGTACTGGTCGCGCTTTTTTGATTTCCCCTGCGCTCAGCTACTCATGACGCATAGTGACTTACGCGACAGAGCTCGTTACGTCAGCATCAAAAACACACTCAATAGATTGTTAGAACACAACATTTTGCCAGTGGTAAACGAAAACGACGCACTCGCCACTGACGAAATGAAGGTTGGTGACAACGATAATCTGTCCGCCATGGTCGCTACACTTGTCGACGCTGATGCGCTCTTTATTTGCTCAGACATTGATGGGTTATACGACGCCGACCCGAATCTCAACCCTGACGCGAAGAAAATACCAGTGGTTGAGCAAATAGATGAAAGCATCTATTCATTAGCGGGCGGCTCAGTGAGCGATGTGGGTACCGGTGGTATGCGCACGAAAATTGAGGCCGCAGAAAAGGCCACATCGCATGGTATCGACACTTACATTGTTAATGGTGGTAAAGGCGAAACCTTCGAATCTTTACTACAAGGCGAAATTCCGGGAACACTTTTCCGTCGCCAATCTGATCCAATTAGTAATAAAAAGCATTGGTTAAGACACACCCTGGTTGCACAGGGCGAAATATTAGTAGACGAAGGCGCAGAAAAAGCGCTGATCGAAAACGGTGCGTCGTTACTCAGTTCAGGCATCGTTGATGTACAAGGTGACTTTGATCGCGGAGATGCTGTGTTGGTGCGCAGTGCCAATGATACAGACGCTATAGCGAAAGGCATCTGCCAATATAGCTCTCACGAGCTTATGCACATTAAAGGACAGCAGACGGAAGACATTGCTGAGCAATTTGGCTATAGCCCAATTACAGAAGTAATTCACCGCGACGATTTAATGATTTTGGAGGATTCATGA
- a CDS encoding oxidative damage protection protein — protein MSRTVFCEYLQKDAEGLDFQLYPGELGERIFNHISKEAWAEWQKKQTMLINEKRLNMMDPNDREFLEKQMTDFLFEHKDVHIEGYTPPES, from the coding sequence ATGAGCCGTACTGTATTTTGCGAATATTTACAAAAAGACGCCGAGGGCCTGGACTTTCAGTTATACCCCGGCGAGCTGGGTGAGCGCATTTTCAACCATATTTCAAAGGAAGCCTGGGCCGAGTGGCAAAAAAAGCAAACCATGCTGATTAATGAAAAACGCTTGAATATGATGGATCCAAACGACAGAGAGTTTTTAGAGAAACAAATGACTGACTTTTTGTTCGAGCATAAAGACGTTCATATTGAAGGCTATACACCACCTGAAAGCTAA